A part of Kryptolebias marmoratus isolate JLee-2015 linkage group LG8, ASM164957v2, whole genome shotgun sequence genomic DNA contains:
- the ndufb11 gene encoding NADH dehydrogenase [ubiquinone] 1 beta subcomplex subunit 11, mitochondrial codes for MLSRLSRFGLALPRSLSVPPARFVSQSKPSGGAGSAAVTEVHRPHESTEHGEVNPFAKNPDYHGFSSDTAEDDWNMKVVFFMGVSVFIVFGGVFTHYLPDQLMFQWARREAERLIVLREKEGLPIISENYYDPNKIILPPPADE; via the exons ATGTTGTCCCGGCTGTCACGGTTCGGGCTCGCTTTGCCCCGGTCCCTCTCGGTGCCGCCGGCCCGCTTCGTGTCTCAGTCCAAACCGAGCGGCGGTGCCGGTTCGGCGGCCGTGACGGAGGTGCACCGCCCGCACGAGTCCACCGAACACGGAGAGGTCAACCCGTTCGCCAAG AACCCGGATTACCACGGCTTCTCCTCAGACACGGCGGAGGATGACTGGAACATGAAGGTGGTGTTCTTCATGGGCGTCTCGGTGTTTATCGTTTTCGGAGGAGTATTTACCCACTATTTACCGGATCAGCT GATGTTTCAGTGGGCCAGAAGGGAAGCTGAGCGGCTCATCGTCCTCAGAGAGAAGGAGGGTCTCCCGATCATCAGCGAGAATTATTACGACCCGAACAAAATCATTCTGCCGCCCCCTGCAGACGAGTAA